A genomic region of Exiguobacterium sp. Helios contains the following coding sequences:
- a CDS encoding YpmA family protein has translation MDSKIETLATVKVNRHDDTYKIVDLLNRTLKTEDLMFGLALDEKDKEQMVFTIYRT, from the coding sequence ATGGATTCGAAAATCGAGACGCTAGCAACCGTCAAGGTCAACCGCCATGACGATACGTACAAGATTGTAGACTTATTGAATCGCACGTTAAAAACAGAAGATTTGATGTTTGGTCTGGCATTGGACGAAAAAGATAAGGAGCAGATGGTCTTTACCATCTACCGCACATGA
- the dinG gene encoding ATP-dependent DNA helicase DinG, with the protein MEKKFVVVDLETTGHSIKSGDEMIEIGVAVIEDGQITDRLSAFVRPQKPIPPFISQLTGIKDEDVAQAESFATIAPRVLQLLDGGVFVAHNVQFDLTFLNEALEEEGYLPYSGPVIDTVELARILLPTAESHSLSHLTEALQLTHHEAHRAGSDAEATAELLLHLLTRLQDLPLDTLRHLRRLAGKLFSAIEEEIDQAIQTVGLEPDDRFDYFRKLALKKRTELEEWMERTELEPFSPFVDRLNETVFPQLFPGYEPRMGQLEMMRHVYQSLDQETPLLVEAGTGTGKSLGYLVPAAHYAIEHETPIIVSTHTIQLQEQLFARDLPLLRQLFEAPVDITLLKGRSNYMDLRKFEFFLSETEEPYNFTLAKAILLVWLTQTETGDLEEVSLPGGAAQGNIAIKQLIQSDSQSQLGRFDPWYSRDFFHHAVRRAKQATIIVTNHALLFSDIQYEAGVLPKGCPLILDEAHQIEEVASHHFGLVFDGHSFDRIFRQLGFSSDKKLLTRLISLSDQYDLTELVEAHSETIDETLTALLEEADGLLTIIQAYGLELASRKERREGRVTVRFKRLDHSMRAVQESAKRVELVLRRLRQAIRAIHKLFHDQREHMSYRERSVVADLKAVIGQLEEVEQAIFETMLAPHDETVSWIETTAKNRKLTRIYTQPIDISDRLHREVFSKRTCILTSATLTVSNKFQFIEKRLGLSELETRRFIVPSPFGYAEKVRLMVPTDLPLLQDVPQATYSEVIADAIIRIAEVTEGRMLVLFTSNEMLRQTHDATKMALPERFTLLSQGITQGSRQRLMKQFKQLDACILFGTASFWEGVDVPGDDLSCLVIVRLPFAPPDQPIVQARSEQIEQQGKSSFFEYSLPQAIIRFKQGFGRLIRTTNDRGVVFIFDRRIETTRYGKRFVSSLPNVPLLAQPLDELTAELELFLNETD; encoded by the coding sequence GTGGAAAAGAAGTTTGTTGTAGTGGATTTAGAGACGACCGGACATTCGATTAAATCCGGCGATGAGATGATTGAAATCGGAGTGGCAGTAATTGAAGATGGTCAGATTACAGATCGTCTGTCGGCATTTGTCCGTCCGCAAAAACCGATTCCGCCGTTTATTTCTCAGTTAACCGGTATTAAAGATGAGGACGTGGCGCAGGCGGAGTCCTTCGCGACCATTGCACCGCGTGTGCTTCAATTACTCGATGGCGGTGTGTTCGTAGCCCATAATGTGCAGTTTGATTTGACCTTTTTGAATGAAGCACTAGAGGAAGAAGGGTATTTACCGTACTCCGGTCCTGTCATTGATACAGTGGAGCTGGCAAGAATCTTATTGCCGACTGCCGAAAGTCATTCCTTGTCCCATTTGACGGAAGCGTTACAACTGACGCACCATGAAGCACACCGGGCTGGGAGTGATGCCGAGGCAACAGCGGAATTGTTGCTCCATCTACTTACGCGTCTACAGGATTTACCGCTCGATACATTACGACACTTACGTCGGTTAGCGGGAAAGCTGTTTAGCGCCATTGAAGAAGAAATCGATCAAGCGATTCAAACGGTGGGACTGGAGCCGGATGACCGTTTTGATTATTTCCGTAAGCTGGCTTTAAAGAAACGCACCGAACTGGAAGAATGGATGGAACGGACAGAACTGGAACCATTCAGTCCGTTCGTCGACCGCTTGAATGAAACGGTATTCCCGCAACTGTTTCCTGGATATGAACCGCGTATGGGACAACTTGAAATGATGCGTCACGTCTATCAATCGCTTGATCAAGAAACGCCATTACTGGTCGAGGCAGGAACGGGAACCGGGAAATCGCTTGGGTATCTTGTACCGGCGGCGCATTATGCGATTGAACATGAAACGCCGATCATCGTCAGTACGCACACGATTCAATTGCAGGAACAGTTATTTGCCCGGGATCTGCCGCTTTTACGCCAATTGTTTGAAGCACCGGTTGACATCACCCTGTTAAAAGGCCGCAGCAATTACATGGACTTGCGCAAGTTCGAGTTTTTTCTCAGTGAAACGGAAGAACCGTATAACTTCACGCTCGCTAAAGCGATTTTGTTAGTCTGGTTGACGCAGACCGAGACAGGAGACCTGGAGGAAGTCAGTTTACCCGGCGGGGCAGCGCAAGGTAATATCGCCATCAAACAACTGATTCAGTCGGACAGCCAGTCGCAACTCGGACGGTTTGACCCCTGGTACAGCCGTGATTTTTTCCATCATGCAGTCCGACGGGCAAAACAAGCGACGATTATCGTCACGAATCACGCTTTGTTGTTTAGTGATATTCAATATGAAGCCGGCGTCTTACCAAAGGGATGCCCCTTGATTTTAGATGAAGCACATCAAATCGAAGAAGTGGCCAGTCATCATTTTGGATTGGTTTTTGACGGCCATTCCTTTGACCGGATTTTCAGACAGCTTGGATTCTCTTCCGATAAAAAATTATTAACGCGTCTGATTAGTTTATCGGATCAATATGACTTGACGGAGTTGGTCGAAGCGCACAGTGAGACGATCGATGAGACGTTGACAGCACTGCTTGAAGAAGCAGACGGACTGTTGACGATCATTCAAGCCTACGGTCTTGAACTCGCATCACGAAAAGAACGGCGTGAAGGACGGGTCACGGTTCGTTTCAAACGACTGGATCATTCAATGCGTGCCGTACAGGAGAGCGCGAAACGGGTCGAACTTGTCTTAAGACGGTTACGGCAAGCCATTCGGGCGATTCATAAACTGTTCCATGATCAACGGGAACATATGAGTTACCGTGAGCGCTCGGTCGTAGCCGATCTAAAGGCTGTCATCGGCCAACTGGAGGAAGTCGAACAGGCGATTTTCGAGACGATGCTCGCACCTCACGACGAGACGGTTTCCTGGATTGAAACGACAGCTAAAAATCGAAAGTTAACAAGGATTTATACGCAACCGATTGATATTTCAGACCGTCTGCACCGGGAAGTGTTTTCGAAACGGACCTGTATCTTAACGTCTGCGACCTTGACGGTTTCGAATAAATTCCAGTTCATCGAAAAACGGCTTGGACTATCGGAACTTGAGACACGACGTTTCATCGTTCCGTCACCGTTTGGCTATGCAGAAAAAGTCCGGCTGATGGTCCCGACCGATTTACCGTTATTGCAGGACGTGCCGCAAGCGACGTATTCTGAAGTCATTGCGGACGCTATCATCCGGATTGCCGAAGTGACGGAAGGCCGGATGTTGGTACTCTTTACGTCAAACGAGATGTTGCGTCAAACGCATGATGCGACGAAAATGGCCTTGCCGGAACGGTTTACGCTGCTGTCCCAAGGAATCACCCAAGGGTCACGACAACGGTTGATGAAACAATTCAAACAGCTCGATGCCTGCATCCTGTTCGGTACAGCCAGTTTCTGGGAAGGCGTTGACGTTCCGGGTGATGATCTCAGCTGTCTTGTCATTGTGCGTCTGCCGTTTGCACCACCCGATCAACCAATCGTTCAAGCACGTTCGGAGCAGATTGAACAGCAAGGCAAATCGTCGTTCTTCGAATACAGTTTGCCGCAAGCGATCATTCGCTTCAAACAAGGATTTGGCCGCTTGATCCGGACGACAAATGACCGGGGGGTCGTCTTCATTTTTGACCGCCGGATCGAGACGACACGGTACGGAAAACGGTTCGTTTCCAGTCTGCCCAATGTCCCGCTTTTAGCGCAACCGCTCGACGAATTAACGGCCGAGTTGGAATTGTTCTTAAATGAGACGGATTGA
- the panD gene encoding aspartate 1-decarboxylase, producing MLRTFMHAKLHKARVTEANLHYVGSITIDEDLLDAVGILENEKVQVTNNQNGARIETYAIKGARGSGVICLNGAAARHFQIGDEVIIMAYAQLTNEEISSHVPKVAVLDQDNSIKQMLSQEIAHTIL from the coding sequence ATGTTACGCACATTCATGCATGCAAAATTACACAAAGCCCGTGTCACGGAAGCAAATCTCCATTACGTCGGCTCGATTACGATTGACGAGGATTTGCTCGATGCGGTCGGGATTCTCGAAAATGAGAAAGTCCAAGTGACGAATAATCAAAACGGCGCACGGATTGAGACGTATGCGATCAAGGGTGCCCGCGGTTCTGGCGTGATTTGTTTGAACGGAGCAGCTGCCCGTCATTTCCAGATCGGAGATGAAGTCATCATCATGGCCTATGCGCAGTTGACGAACGAAGAAATCTCATCACATGTTCCGAAAGTCGCGGTCCTTGATCAGGATAATTCAATCAAGCAGATGTTATCGCAGGAAATCGCACATACGATCTTATGA
- the panC gene encoding pantoate--beta-alanine ligase, whose product MKIMQSVEQLREALAGQTSIGFVPTMGFLHEGHASLLNQARQENDIVVLSIFVNPTQFGPNEDLDRYPRDEQRDQQLAQAAGVDYLFYPTNDVMYPLDMARVTVRSGDDVLCGASRPGHFDGVLTVVSKLFNIVQPTRAYFGLKDAQQLALIEGYVTDYFVPVEIKRCPIIREADGLAKSSRNVYLSEAERKQAPGIQHALQEAKQALDSGKPLETVLAQTRTSLQFEGTTIDYVEAVAYPTLGPVEATTETILLAVAVQFASARLIDNLLYTRGA is encoded by the coding sequence ATGAAAATCATGCAGAGTGTTGAACAACTGCGGGAAGCGTTGGCAGGACAAACATCGATCGGATTCGTTCCGACGATGGGGTTCTTGCACGAAGGACATGCCTCATTATTGAATCAGGCACGTCAGGAAAACGATATCGTTGTCTTGAGTATCTTTGTCAATCCGACCCAATTCGGTCCAAACGAAGATCTAGACCGTTATCCGCGCGATGAACAGCGCGATCAACAACTGGCGCAAGCAGCAGGTGTCGATTACCTCTTTTATCCGACGAATGATGTCATGTATCCGCTCGATATGGCGCGGGTTACTGTTCGTTCGGGTGATGACGTCTTATGTGGCGCATCACGTCCGGGACATTTTGACGGGGTCTTAACGGTCGTCAGTAAATTGTTTAATATTGTCCAACCGACGCGTGCCTATTTCGGATTAAAGGATGCACAACAATTGGCATTGATTGAAGGATACGTCACAGATTACTTCGTCCCGGTCGAAATCAAGCGGTGTCCGATCATTCGCGAAGCGGATGGACTGGCGAAATCGTCGCGTAACGTCTATCTGTCGGAAGCAGAACGCAAGCAAGCGCCGGGGATTCAACACGCATTGCAGGAAGCAAAACAAGCGCTCGACTCCGGGAAACCACTTGAAACCGTTCTTGCACAAACCCGTACGTCCCTTCAATTTGAAGGAACGACGATTGATTATGTGGAAGCCGTCGCCTATCCGACGCTCGGACCGGTTGAAGCGACAACGGAAACGATTTTACTGGCGGTTGCCGTTCAATTTGCATCGGCCCGGTTGATTGATAACTTACTATATACGAGAGGAGCATGA
- the panB gene encoding 3-methyl-2-oxobutanoate hydroxymethyltransferase has translation MHTMTPLLKKQQAGEKLVMLTAYDYPSAKLAEAGQVDLLLVGDSLGNVILGYDSTIAVTVDDMVHHAKAVRRGAPATFMVVDMPFASYHGSFDRTLEAAARIFQESGADALKLEGAGDILTTIRRLTDAGMPCVAHLGLTPQSVGVLEGFKVQGKSLEAAEQLIADSLAAEQAGAKMLVLECVPHPLAKRVQELLKIPVIGIGAGADVAGQVLVYHDLLTYGVGRLPKFVKAYTDWNTSGTEAIAQYVQEVKNGTFPELAHSFMMDEELIGALYGGSKE, from the coding sequence ATGCACACGATGACACCTTTATTAAAAAAACAACAGGCGGGCGAAAAACTCGTCATGCTGACGGCATACGATTATCCGTCAGCCAAACTGGCAGAAGCCGGACAGGTCGATTTGCTACTTGTCGGTGATTCACTCGGGAACGTCATTCTCGGCTATGATTCGACGATTGCCGTGACCGTAGACGATATGGTCCATCATGCGAAAGCCGTTCGGCGCGGGGCGCCGGCGACATTCATGGTCGTCGACATGCCGTTTGCCAGTTACCATGGTTCGTTTGACCGGACGCTTGAAGCAGCAGCCCGTATTTTCCAAGAAAGCGGAGCAGACGCCCTGAAACTTGAAGGGGCCGGAGACATCTTGACGACAATCCGCCGTCTTACCGATGCCGGGATGCCGTGTGTCGCGCACTTAGGACTGACACCACAATCTGTCGGGGTGCTCGAAGGGTTTAAAGTCCAAGGGAAATCGCTTGAAGCAGCGGAACAGTTGATTGCCGACAGTTTGGCAGCAGAACAAGCCGGAGCGAAGATGCTCGTCCTCGAATGTGTACCGCATCCCCTCGCAAAACGTGTTCAGGAACTCCTGAAGATTCCTGTCATCGGGATTGGTGCAGGGGCGGATGTTGCGGGTCAAGTATTGGTTTATCATGATCTTTTGACGTACGGTGTCGGCCGGCTTCCGAAATTCGTCAAAGCGTACACGGATTGGAACACATCAGGTACGGAAGCGATTGCGCAGTATGTCCAAGAAGTCAAAAACGGAACTTTCCCTGAACTCGCCCATTCCTTTATGATGGATGAAGAATTGATCGGGGCGTTATATGGAGGATCAAAAGAATGA
- a CDS encoding biotin--[acetyl-CoA-carboxylase] ligase produces MEKSTRDRVLHALMQTDWISGQELADHLNISRTAIWKQIAALKEAGYIIEANKKTGYHLADQGDRLTPLAIQQHLRTQALGQQIIHLEQTETTQRIAHEQAQQEANEGSLIVCDFQTGGRGQLGRTWYETRGAGIAMSLILRPATPLHQAGQLTLLAGIALAETFRTLDVPATIKWPNDLLIGGRKVAGILTEMQTEADRINSVIIGIGINVHHEQFSEVLSDRATSLKIATGKSIARAEIVALFLNTFEPMYRKWLTDGFASFVPAWERHADRLNDLVTLRTRQETVTGILRGIRTDGTLQIETETGLTTFHSAELIYWTEM; encoded by the coding sequence TTGGAAAAATCAACACGGGACCGAGTCCTCCACGCACTGATGCAGACCGACTGGATATCGGGACAAGAGTTGGCTGATCATTTAAATATTTCACGTACCGCCATTTGGAAACAAATTGCGGCATTAAAAGAAGCCGGATACATCATTGAAGCGAATAAAAAAACAGGCTATCATTTAGCCGATCAAGGTGACCGGTTGACCCCGCTTGCGATTCAACAACATTTGCGGACGCAGGCGCTTGGACAACAGATCATCCATCTCGAACAGACAGAAACGACGCAACGCATTGCCCATGAACAAGCTCAGCAAGAAGCAAACGAAGGCTCACTGATTGTCTGTGACTTTCAAACCGGCGGTCGGGGGCAACTCGGACGCACGTGGTATGAGACGCGGGGAGCGGGCATTGCGATGAGTTTGATTTTGCGACCGGCAACACCGCTTCACCAAGCCGGTCAATTGACATTACTTGCCGGTATCGCCTTAGCTGAGACGTTCCGGACGCTCGATGTTCCGGCGACGATTAAATGGCCGAACGATTTGCTGATCGGTGGACGAAAAGTAGCCGGTATCTTGACAGAAATGCAAACGGAAGCGGATCGTATTAATTCCGTCATCATCGGAATCGGTATCAACGTTCATCACGAACAGTTTTCGGAAGTATTGTCAGACCGGGCGACATCATTAAAAATAGCGACAGGGAAATCAATTGCCCGCGCTGAAATCGTCGCGTTGTTTTTAAATACGTTTGAGCCGATGTACCGGAAGTGGTTGACGGACGGATTCGCATCATTTGTTCCGGCGTGGGAGAGACATGCCGACCGGTTGAACGATCTAGTAACGTTACGCACACGGCAAGAAACCGTGACCGGAATCTTACGTGGAATTCGGACGGATGGTACTTTGCAGATCGAAACAGAGACGGGCCTGACAACATTTCATTCCGCCGAATTGATTTACTGGACGGAAATGTAA
- a CDS encoding CCA tRNA nucleotidyltransferase, producing MKMLDYANQIIRTIEEAGGEAYIVGGAVRDMLLKREPGDYDLATSLLPEAVMHLFPVVIPTGLDHGTVTVVLDHVPFEVTTFRSESTYSDRRRPDEVTLGVSLEEDLTRRDFTINAMASKPTGLVDLFGGQDDLAAKVVRTVGRAEERFNEDALRMIRAFRFMSQLEFMLDQETELAIKNQKQHLQSVAVERIAIEFEKLLLGPGREAALAAMLRTGIQQYMPDLNETIIKQLMTFPFNGVSSDDVWTLVLVAGLRPESLRAWKRSKKQEGRAKTLAPLVQEATLSDWQRYRLSDEELEHLNEMTGRRHEGRMSLPIRRLQDLTVNGRDMIELGLQKNQIKEALHHLERQVVHRQLDNQREILLKEVKSWKNQHGTESSTH from the coding sequence ATGAAAATGCTTGACTACGCCAATCAGATCATTCGAACGATTGAAGAGGCGGGCGGCGAAGCTTATATCGTCGGTGGAGCGGTCCGGGATATGTTGCTCAAACGGGAACCCGGAGATTATGACCTGGCCACTTCGCTTCTTCCGGAAGCAGTCATGCACCTCTTTCCGGTCGTGATTCCGACCGGACTCGATCATGGCACGGTCACGGTTGTCCTCGATCATGTCCCGTTTGAAGTGACGACATTTCGTTCGGAAAGCACGTACAGTGACCGCCGGCGTCCGGATGAAGTGACGCTCGGTGTCAGCTTGGAAGAAGACTTGACGCGTCGTGACTTTACAATCAATGCGATGGCATCGAAGCCGACCGGACTCGTGGATCTGTTTGGCGGTCAAGACGACTTGGCAGCAAAAGTCGTCCGGACGGTCGGTCGAGCGGAAGAACGCTTTAATGAAGATGCCCTGCGGATGATCCGGGCATTTCGATTCATGAGCCAGTTGGAATTTATGCTCGACCAGGAGACGGAACTGGCGATCAAAAACCAAAAACAGCATCTTCAATCGGTTGCCGTTGAGCGCATTGCGATTGAGTTCGAAAAACTGTTGTTAGGTCCCGGACGTGAAGCGGCCTTAGCGGCGATGCTCCGAACCGGAATCCAGCAGTATATGCCCGATCTGAACGAGACGATCATCAAGCAGTTGATGACGTTCCCGTTTAATGGTGTATCGTCAGATGACGTCTGGACACTCGTCTTAGTCGCAGGACTCCGACCGGAATCGTTAAGGGCCTGGAAACGTTCGAAAAAACAGGAAGGGCGTGCGAAGACACTGGCTCCGCTTGTTCAGGAAGCGACGTTATCCGATTGGCAACGTTACCGGCTATCGGACGAAGAGTTGGAACATTTGAACGAGATGACAGGGCGCCGACATGAAGGGCGGATGTCCTTGCCGATCCGTCGTCTGCAAGACTTGACGGTCAACGGGCGTGACATGATCGAGCTCGGGTTGCAAAAAAACCAGATTAAAGAAGCGCTTCATCACCTGGAGCGACAAGTCGTACACCGCCAACTGGACAATCAACGCGAGATTCTGTTAAAGGAAGTGAAGAGTTGGAAAAATCAACACGGGACCGAGTCCTCCACGCACTGA
- the bshA gene encoding N-acetyl-alpha-D-glucosaminyl L-malate synthase BshA, whose protein sequence is MKKAIGILCYPSVGGSGVVATELGMKLADRGHDVHFITSSIPFRLTEYRPNITVHLVEVNQYSVFKYPPYDITLASKVAEVIDLFDLDVIHAHYAVPHAVCAELGRNMAKKKGVAVVTTLHGTDITVIGQDLEMQPAIRYGIESSDAVTAVSESLALETNMTLNGQYTIEVIPNSIDESMYYPMRDERLKRHYGIEPDEVVVIHISNFRPVKRIDDTIAAFAIASKDRAMRLLLVGDGPEMGQTRRRAKELGIYDKIIFAGKQEHVAQLLAISDIHLLLSEKEAFGLVVLEAMAVGVPSVVSSAGGLPEVIQDRKTGFIVPTYDVKAAADRIGQLADDATLREELAEEGIRDTRRRFDSNQVVRAYELLYERVCARYENA, encoded by the coding sequence ATGAAAAAAGCGATTGGGATTCTCTGTTATCCATCGGTCGGTGGCAGTGGTGTCGTAGCGACGGAACTCGGCATGAAATTAGCAGACCGGGGACACGATGTACACTTCATCACATCGAGCATTCCGTTTCGACTGACGGAGTACCGGCCGAACATTACCGTCCATCTCGTCGAGGTGAATCAATATTCGGTTTTTAAATATCCACCGTACGACATCACGCTGGCGTCGAAAGTAGCGGAAGTCATTGACTTGTTTGATCTTGATGTCATTCATGCCCATTACGCTGTGCCGCATGCCGTTTGTGCGGAGCTCGGGCGAAACATGGCGAAGAAAAAGGGTGTGGCTGTCGTAACGACTTTACACGGGACGGATATTACCGTCATTGGACAGGATTTAGAGATGCAACCGGCGATCCGGTACGGCATCGAAAGTTCGGATGCCGTCACGGCAGTTTCCGAAAGTCTGGCGCTTGAAACAAACATGACATTAAACGGACAGTATACGATTGAAGTCATCCCGAACTCAATTGATGAAAGTATGTATTATCCGATGCGGGATGAACGATTGAAACGCCACTACGGCATCGAACCGGATGAGGTCGTTGTCATCCATATTTCGAATTTCCGACCGGTCAAACGAATCGATGATACAATCGCTGCCTTTGCGATTGCTTCAAAGGATCGTGCCATGCGCTTGTTATTGGTCGGAGACGGTCCGGAAATGGGGCAGACGCGACGCCGGGCAAAGGAACTGGGGATTTACGACAAAATTATTTTTGCCGGCAAACAGGAGCATGTCGCCCAGTTGCTGGCGATCAGTGATATTCATTTACTGTTGTCGGAAAAAGAAGCATTCGGACTTGTCGTCCTCGAGGCAATGGCTGTCGGTGTGCCGAGTGTCGTCTCGAGTGCCGGTGGATTGCCGGAAGTGATTCAAGACAGGAAAACGGGATTCATCGTACCGACGTATGATGTCAAGGCCGCAGCGGACCGGATTGGACAGTTGGCGGATGATGCGACACTGCGGGAAGAATTGGCAGAGGAAGGGATTCGCGATACCCGGAGACGGTTTGATTCCAATCAAGTCGTTCGTGCCTACGAACTGCTGTATGAACGGGTGTGTGCACGCTATGAAAATGCTTGA
- a CDS encoding YitT family protein → MAPPFQFPIRIQNIIWILIGSFIFAFGIYHFNVQNELAEGGFTGITLILKGLFGFSPSVTNLLLNIPLFFVSYKLLGRTTFVYTLIGTFSFSIWYGLIAKYSPLEIFLKDDMVLAALFAGVFIGVGLGIIFNNGGTTGGVDIIARLTKRYFGWSIGRTFMVFDFFVIIASLSYLDYKQAMYTLLAVYVGARVIDWMQEGTYAGKAAMIISDQRTEIADGIHATMNRGTTRLIAKGGYSGRDLEVLYVVVARNEITRLKTLVKSVDQHAFITLHDVYEVTGEGFTFDENRIPIKET, encoded by the coding sequence ATGGCACCCCCATTTCAGTTTCCGATTCGTATTCAAAATATCATTTGGATTTTGATCGGATCATTTATTTTCGCTTTTGGTATCTATCATTTTAACGTGCAGAACGAGTTGGCCGAGGGAGGATTTACAGGGATCACCTTGATTTTAAAAGGATTATTCGGGTTTTCCCCATCTGTCACGAACTTGTTGCTCAACATTCCATTATTCTTCGTCAGTTATAAATTGCTCGGGCGGACGACGTTCGTCTATACGTTGATTGGGACGTTCAGTTTTTCAATTTGGTATGGATTGATTGCCAAATACTCACCGCTTGAAATTTTCTTGAAAGATGATATGGTCCTCGCGGCTTTATTTGCCGGTGTCTTTATCGGTGTCGGTCTCGGCATCATCTTCAATAACGGCGGCACGACCGGTGGTGTCGATATCATCGCCCGCTTAACAAAACGGTATTTCGGCTGGTCGATCGGCCGGACATTCATGGTCTTCGACTTTTTTGTCATTATCGCATCACTGAGCTATCTCGATTACAAACAGGCGATGTACACGTTACTTGCCGTCTATGTCGGTGCTCGCGTCATTGACTGGATGCAAGAAGGGACGTATGCCGGAAAAGCCGCGATGATCATCAGTGATCAACGAACGGAAATCGCGGATGGTATTCATGCGACGATGAATCGTGGGACGACTCGCTTGATCGCCAAGGGCGGGTATTCAGGACGCGACTTGGAAGTACTGTACGTCGTCGTCGCCCGAAATGAAATCACACGATTGAAGACACTTGTCAAATCAGTCGATCAACATGCCTTCATCACCCTGCATGACGTTTATGAAGTGACCGGAGAAGGATTCACCTTCGATGAAAACCGAATTCCGATCAAAGAAACGTGA
- a CDS encoding zinc metallopeptidase, which produces MANYLIYLAIIIIVPIWAQMRVRKTYKKYQEVPIHSGVTGAQVADFIMKQNGITDVRLEPIGGTMSDHYDPTNKVVRLSEDVYYGSTVSAVSIAAHEIGHVIQDATDYGMMRVRHRIAPVASITSNLSFPLLLIGFLAGMSGLAMLGVILMLGAVIFQLVTLPVEFDASKRAMVQLTEHGIIDAEEERGSRRVLNAAAWTYVAATLVAVAEFIRLALIVFAPSSDD; this is translated from the coding sequence ATGGCGAACTATTTAATCTATCTGGCAATCATCATCATCGTGCCGATTTGGGCACAGATGCGTGTCAGAAAGACGTACAAAAAATATCAGGAAGTTCCGATTCACAGTGGAGTGACGGGAGCGCAGGTCGCAGACTTCATCATGAAGCAAAACGGGATTACCGATGTTCGTCTTGAGCCGATTGGCGGAACGATGTCCGATCATTACGACCCAACGAACAAGGTCGTCCGCCTGTCGGAAGATGTCTATTACGGTTCGACGGTATCAGCGGTTTCGATCGCGGCACACGAAATCGGCCACGTCATCCAAGATGCGACGGATTACGGAATGATGCGGGTCCGTCACCGGATTGCTCCGGTGGCTTCGATTACGTCTAACTTGTCATTCCCGTTACTATTGATCGGTTTCTTGGCGGGTATGAGTGGACTGGCGATGCTTGGAGTCATCTTGATGCTCGGAGCAGTCATCTTCCAACTCGTGACGTTGCCGGTTGAGTTTGATGCTTCAAAACGGGCGATGGTCCAGTTAACGGAACATGGAATCATCGATGCAGAAGAAGAACGCGGTTCGCGCCGTGTCCTGAATGCAGCGGCTTGGACATATGTCGCTGCGACGCTCGTTGCGGTTGCTGAGTTTATTCGCTTAGCATTGATTGTCTTTGCACCGTCAAGTGATGATTAA
- a CDS encoding DUF1405 domain-containing protein: MPFIHILKHKAVLWPLALINLGGTLYGYYWYQPQLAQSKWYYYPFIPDSPTASLFFTIIVFLWIFNRRSRLFEALAFVTLIKYGVWAVVMNALMLQELGTDDSFLTAMALMLMVSHGAMAFQALLYAPVMTFRIKELVLVSIWVIHNDVVDYVLGQWPRYPALAEHIQWIGYGSFWLTGLCLLMGYWFVARDSIDNKFA, from the coding sequence ATGCCGTTCATTCATATTTTAAAACATAAAGCTGTGCTTTGGCCGCTTGCATTGATCAATCTGGGCGGAACATTATACGGCTATTACTGGTATCAGCCGCAACTCGCGCAGTCGAAATGGTACTATTATCCGTTCATTCCGGATAGCCCGACAGCCTCGCTCTTTTTTACGATTATCGTCTTTTTATGGATTTTCAATCGACGATCGCGTTTATTTGAAGCCCTTGCTTTCGTCACCTTGATTAAATACGGGGTTTGGGCAGTCGTCATGAATGCGTTGATGTTACAGGAACTCGGGACGGATGATTCCTTTTTGACCGCGATGGCTTTGATGCTGATGGTTTCACATGGTGCGATGGCATTTCAGGCACTCTTGTATGCGCCTGTCATGACGTTTCGGATCAAGGAACTGGTTCTCGTCTCAATTTGGGTCATTCATAACGATGTTGTGGATTATGTGCTCGGACAGTGGCCGCGGTATCCGGCACTTGCCGAACATATCCAGTGGATCGGATACGGTTCGTTTTGGTTGACCGGATTATGTCTTTTGATGGGATATTGGTTTGTCGCACGCGATTCGATTGACAATAAGTTCGCTTGA